A single genomic interval of Melanotaenia boesemani isolate fMelBoe1 chromosome 4, fMelBoe1.pri, whole genome shotgun sequence harbors:
- the lsm6 gene encoding U6 snRNA-associated Sm-like protein LSm6: protein MSLRKQTPSDFLKQIIGRPVVVKLNSGVDYRGVLACLDGYMNIAIEQTEEYVNGQLKNKYGDAFLRGNNVLYISTQKRKV, encoded by the exons ATGAGTCTGAGGAAGCAGACCCCGAGTGACTTTCTGAAGCAGATAATTGGAAGACCTGTGGTGGTCAAATTGAATTCTGGTGTCGACTACAGAG GTGTTCTGGCCTGTCTGGACGGCTATATGAACATTGCCATAGAGCAGACAGAGGAGTATGTCAATGGACAGCTGAAGAACAAGTATGGAGATGCCTTTTTGAGAGGAAACAATG TTCTGTACATCAGTACCCAGAAGAGGAAGGTGTAG